From a single Salmo salar chromosome ssa22, Ssal_v3.1, whole genome shotgun sequence genomic region:
- the LOC106582920 gene encoding inositol hexakisphosphate kinase 2 has protein sequence MSPVMEAQTMQAKQQQLQHYLEKGVPLEPFMHQVGGHCCVLRFGEQTICKPLIPREHQFYKSLPSAMRKFTPQYRGVVSVNFEEDEEGNLCLIAYPLQSDSGVGDLENIDPSVNGEPNSKMLQWGIKQLSAQSLPDSRKDKDKSHKPEGEVLEWLQQDEVPLGSRNAIQHNPWRLKLQQKHLQRMKENAKHRNQYKFILLENLTWRHAVPCVLDLKMGTRQHGDNVSEEKKVMQIRKCQQSTSASIGVRLCGMQVYQSDSGQLMFMDKYIGRKLTLSGFKEALFQFFHDGRRLRRELLSPVLRRLREMQAALEGCESYRFYSSSLLIIYDGEPPRTHTRRGPEDSLSEEEEEEEVEKDEEASAFGFPRSSSSGRSGSIGGGRLAARSDTGPGPAVDVRMIDFAHTTCPDYVEDSVVHEGQDSGYIFGLQNLITIISQLEDHCTD, from the exons ATGAGTCCGGTCATGGAGGCTCAGACCATGCAGGCCAAGCAGCAGCAGCTACAACACTATCTGGAGAAAGGGGTCCCGCTTGAGCCCTTCATGCACCAGGTGGGGGGCCACTGCTGCGTGCTGCGTTTCGGGGAGCAGACCATCTGCAAGCCCCTCATCCCCCGAGAGCACCAGTTCTACAAGAGCCTACCCAGCGCCATGAGGAAGTTCACCCCCCAGTACAGAG gTGTGGTATCTGTGAATtttgaggaggatgaggagggcaACCTGTGTCTCATAGCGTATCCCCTGCAAAGTGACTCTGGGGTGGGGGACCTGGAGAATATAGACCCATCGGTCAATGGCGAGCCCAACAGCAAGATGCTCCAGTGGGGCATCAAGCAGCTGTCTGCCCAGAGTCTGCCGGACTCACGCAAAGACAAGGACAAGAg TCATAAGCCCGAGGGGGAGGTGTTGGAGTGGCTGCAGCAGGATGAGGTGCCTCTGGGAAGCAGAAACGCCATCCAACACAACCCATGGAGACTCAAACTCCAACAAAAACACCTGCAGAGGATGAAGGAGAACGCCAAGCACCGCAACCAGTACA AATTCATCCTGCTGGAGAACCTGACGTGGCGTCACGCGGTTCCGTGCGTGCTGGACCTGAAGATGGGCACGCGGCAGCATGGTGACAACGTGTCCGAGGAGAAGAAGGTCATGCAAATCCGCAAGTGCCAGCAAAGCACCTCTGCCTCCATCGGAGTACGCCTCTGTGGCATGCAG gtATACCAGTCAGATTCGGGTCAGCTCATGTTCATGGATAAGTACATTGGGCGTAAACTAACCCTGTCGGGCTTCAAGGAGGCTctgttccagttcttccatgacgGGCGGCGTCTGCGGCGCGAACTGCTCTCCCCGGTGCTGCGGAGGCTCAGGGAGATGCAGGCAGCTCTGGAGGGCTGTGAGTCCTACCGCTTCTATTCCTCCTCCCTGCTCATCATCTACGACGGTGAGccaccccgcacacacacacgcagaggccCCGAGGACAGTCTGtctgaggaggaagaagaggaggaagtggagaaaGATGAAGAGGCAAGTGCGTTTGGGTTTCCccgcagcagtagtagtggtagaagtggTAGCATTGGAGGTGGACGTCTGGCAGCCCGATCTGATACAGGCCCTGGCCCGGCGGTGGATGTGAGGATGATTGACTTTGCCCACACCACATGCCCTGACTATGTGGAGGACAGTGTGGTGCACGAGGGCCAGGACAGTGGCTACATCTTCGGTCTGCAGAACCTCATCACCATCATATCCCAGCTGGAGGACCACTGCACAGACTGA